The Eubacterium ventriosum genome includes the window TTTAAACTCTTCAAAATCCGTTATTACTTTTGTGGTTGATGATACAAAATAAAAATTCGGATATTTATTTTTCAAATAATTCAAAAGTAAATCCGAATGTACAATTATGCCACTCTGCACTTTGCTTTCTTTATAAAACATTTCACATAAATCGTTGCACCTCTTGTCTGAAAGATGCTCTTCTCTTAACAATGAATTGCTAAATGTAAGCCTTGGAGAAATGTTGTATTCATTCATAAGTTTTAATACAACTTTAGCATTGCACTCTCCAAAACCTGCACGACCACCGCCCCAAAGACAGTCTGCCGGGGCACCGTATATCGAACCAATTTCACACCAATCATAAAAATATTCTCTATGTTCTCTAAACAAGGGCAAAAACACACTATAAAAATCATAAAATTCAAACAAGCCCGGAAGATGAAAATATATCATTTTTCTATAACCTTCTTCACTAATTGCCATGCCACACTTCCTTCATCTCCGATTTCTTTTCCAATAAGTTTTGAGCCACAATACGGGCAATAACTAAAATGCAATTTATGTTGCCTCCATTCTTTAACTAAATTTAAATATATCATACCACACTTTCCACTAAACAACATATTTCCTTCGCTTAAATATATTACTTACAGCACTATCCTTAGTCTTCCAATTAAACTTTGCAAAAGTTGTTGATAAGTTTACTTGGCAACATTATTTAATTACATTGAAAGAGAAAGGCGCTAGTTAAAACTAACGCCTTGTAAAGTCTGGGATTACTCATTATCTTTTTTAAAGAAAATTTTTAATAATTTCTATTGCTTCCATCCAGATATATTCTAGACATTTTTCAACGAATCTTGCATCCCTTGCTCTTACGTTTAACATCTTTGCCTGATCCGCTAATATCACACCTTTTACACTTGTGGAATCGTCAAGATTCACATGAAAAGGATGTGATTTATCAGTGTTTGTAATAGGACAAACCATAATTAATGAGCTATGCTCATTTAATAAAGTGTTGCTGACGACCAATGCTGGTCGTCTTCCATTTTGTTTTATGACCCTGCTAAGGGTTAAAATTCATAATAATAATATCACCTTGTTCAAAAGTTACCAATATTCATCACCTTTAGGAGCTCCTACATCTACTTCTTGTGTACTTTCTACATAGATTTCATCAATTGGTTTTTGATAGAAAGCTTCTAACCTTTCTTGTAAATTAGTATATTTTGGATATTTAATTTTCTTAATAACCATTTCCCCATTGTATATGTTAATCTCCACATTGTCATTTTCTCTTAAATGCATTAAATTAGTTATTTCTTTTGATAATCGTAATCCTTGACTATTTCCCCATTTTTTTACAGCTGTTTGAGTAGTAAAGCTTTTTTGTTCCATAGCATTTGACATCATATTAAATTCCTCCGTTTTTTTAAAAAAGTATATACATTGTCAATAAAAAATTCATAACCTTATTTTTAGTATTTTTATAACGAGAAAATCTAGTTGAACAATACTAGCAATATGCTATAATGAACTTAAACAAGGAACTGAAAGTTAGATAAAACCTAACTGCCGGTTATGTTTGAGTTAAAAATAACGTCCTACACTTTGAACACGGCAAGGGCGTTATTTTTTTGCATTAATGATAACTAATACAAGTGTAAATACCATTTGCT containing:
- a CDS encoding type II toxin-antitoxin system PemK/MazF family toxin, producing MVVSNTLLNEHSSLIMVCPITNTDKSHPFHVNLDDSTSVKGVILADQAKMLNVRARDARFVEKCLEYIWMEAIEIIKNFL